A genomic region of Papaver somniferum cultivar HN1 chromosome 7, ASM357369v1, whole genome shotgun sequence contains the following coding sequences:
- the LOC113298800 gene encoding oxysterol-binding protein-related protein 3C-like: MSSKDQKQGGGGFFASIASSLSNFGTAMHKSVNGALGIEGLEVINPEGGTEDAEEEAHKGRWKQEDRDSYWRMMQKYIGSDVTSMVTLPVLIFEPMTMLQKMAELMEYSHLLDKADQCEDPYMRLVYTSSWAISVYYAYQRTWKPFNPILGETYELANHGGVTFMSEQVSHHPPMSAGHAENEHFAYDVTSKLKTKFLGNSLDVYPVGRTRVTLKRDGVVIDLVPPPTKVNNLIFGRTWVDSPGEMIMTNLTTGDKVVLYFQPCGWFGAGRYEVDGYVYNAAEEPKILMTGKWNEYMSYQPCDLEGEPQSGTELKEVWRVAEVPPNDKFQYTHFAHKINSLDTAPRKLLASDSRLRPDRYALEKGDLSKAGAEKSSLEERQRAEKRSREAKDQKFIPRWFDMSGEVTPTPWGDLEVYQFNGKYMEHRAAVDSSDATDDDVDVRSIEFNPWQFGNVVSE, from the exons ATGTCTTCCAAAGATCAGAAACAAGGTGGTGGCGGTTTCTTCGCTTCCATTGCTTCTAGTTTATCAAATTTTGGTACTGCTATGCACAAATCTGTTAACGG GGCTCTTGGGATTGAAGGGCTTGAAGTTATAAATCCAGAAGGTGGAACAGAAGATGCAGAAGAAGAAGCACATAAAGGACGATGGAAGCAAGAG GATAGAGATAGTTACTGGAGAATGATGCAGAAATATATAGGATCAGATGTTACATCTATGGTCACTCTACCTGTGCTCATTTTTGAGCCAATGACGATGCTTCAGAAAATGGCAGAG TTGATGGAGTACTCCCACTTGTTAGATAAGGCAGATCAATGCGAAGATCCCTATATGCGTTTGGTGTATACTT CATCATGGGCAATATCTGTCTACTATGCCTACCAAAGAACCTGGAAGCCTTTTAACCCTATACTGGGTGAAACTTATGAATTGGCTAATCATGGTGGAGTCACATTTATGTCAGAGCAG GTGAGTCATCATCCTCCAATGAGTGCTGGACATGCTGAAAATGAACACTTTGCTTATGATGTAACGTCCAAGTTGAAGACCAAATTTTTGGGGAATTCTCTTGATGTCTACCCCGTTGGAAG GACACGAGTGACACTTAAAAGAGACGGTGTTGTCATAGATTTGGTCCCCCCTCCCACTAAAGTTAATAACCTTATATTTGGTCGTACTTGGGTGGACTCTCCAGGGGAGATGATCATGACAAACTTGACTACTGGAGACAAAGTTGTCCTATACTTCCAACCATGTGGTTGGTTCGG GGCTGGTCGGTACGAAGTAGACGGATACGTGTATAATGCTGCGGAGGAACCCAAAATTCTGATGACTGGTAAATGGAATGAGTACATGAGCTATCAACCATGTGATCTGGAAGGCGAGCCCCAATCAGGCACCGAACTAAAGGAG GTCTGGAGAGTTGCTGAAGTTCCACCAAATGACAAATTCCAGTACACACATTTTGCCCATAAAATAAACAGCTTAGACACTGCACCAAGGAAACTGTTGGCATCAGACTCTCGTCTGCGTCCGGATAGATATGCTCTTGAGAAGGGTGATCTATCTAAAGCTGGTGCGGAGAAAAGCAG TCTCGAGGAAAGGCAGAGAGCGGAAAAGAGGAGTCGAGAAGCCAAggatcaaaagttcattccaagATGGTTTGACATGTCTGGTGAAGTTACTCCTACACCTTGGGGTGACTTGGAAGTTTACCAATTCAATGGTAAATATATGGAACATCGGGCTGCAGTCGATAGCTCAGATGCTACTGATGACGACGTTGACGTCAGATCAATCGAGTTCAATCCATGGCAGTTCGGTAATGTGGTCTCAGAATGA